The segment CCGCCGGCTGGCTGGACGCCCACCCGCTCACCCGCACCGACCTGGAACGCGAGGCGCAGTATCTGGCCCAGATCGACGCCGTGCTGGAATATTCCTGATCCCGCGCGAGTCCGGCGGGAGATGTCTAAATGCATGGGGACAGATTTGAAATCTGTCCCCTTCTTCCATTGATTTGAAATCCGTCCCCATTCTTCATCTGATGATTCGCAGCAGCGGCGGCGGCGTGCATGTGATGACCAGCGGACAACCGCTGCGCGGGTGCGGGAAGCGCAGCTCGGCGGAATGCAGGTGGTAACCCGGGTCTCCGGGGAGGGCGCGCGTCGCCGGCGCCGGCACCCCGCCGGCGACGTAGAGCGGATCGCCCACCAACGGGTGTCCGGCGAAGGCGAGATGGATGCGGATCTGATGCGGCCGCCCGGTGGCGATCTCCACATCGCACAGAAACGCCTCCGCGCGCCGCTCCAGCACCGTGACCCGCGAGCGCGCCGGCTTGCCGGCGGGCGCGGCGGCGTAGAGGCTGCCGAGCGCGGCGTGCGGCACAGGACCGATGGGCGCATCGATGATCCGCTCGTCCCAGACGGGAGCGCCGGTCGCGAGCGCGCGGTAGCGCTTTCCGACCGCCGGCGTGGCCCACTGCCGGATCAGCGCCGCCTGTGATCGAGGCGTGCGCGCGCACAACACGAGGCCCGAGGTCCAGCGCCCGAGGCGGTGCAGCGGCGCGGCATCCGGCGCATAGGCACGCACCTGGTACAGCAGCGTCGCCTCGAGGAAATCGGCGCCCGGCAGGGTCGGCAGACCGGGCGGCTTGTCCACCGCCAGCAGATCCTCATCCTCATACAGCACCGTGAACGACCGCGGCGCCTCCGGCTCGACCCACGGCGGGCGCCGCCACACCAGTTCGCCGCCCCGGCGCAGCACCGCGCCGGATTGCGCGGGCCGGCCATCCAGGAGCACCCGTCCGGCGTCGATGCGCGCCAACCACTCGGCCTCCGTGGAGTGGCGGTAACGTCGGGACAGATAGTCCAGCAGCCTCACGCCATCGGCCGCGGGACCGAGCGTCTCGCGATAGTCGTAGCCCTGATTCAGGCGCGCGCCGGCGGTGCCCATGATCCACGCCTCACGCCGGCGGTTGCGGCGGTATGACCGCGTCATCGGACTCGGGCTTCTCCAGCACGACGACCGGCGGGGTGTCCGTGGCGGCCGCCAGGCCGGACAGGCCGCCCGCCCGGAGCTCCGGTTCGCCAGCGATGGCCTCGGGCAGGAATCCGCCCGCCTGTCGGCTCCACAGGCGGTAATAGGCGCCGCCGCGCGCCAGCAGGTCCGAATGCGCGCCGTCCTCGGCGATGCGGCCGTCGTCGAACACCAGGATGCGGTCCAGATGCGCGATGGTCGACAGCCGGTGCGCGACCACGATGACGGTCTTGCCGCGCATGGCCGTGTCCAGCGTCTCCTGGATGGCATGTTCGGTGATTGAATCCAGCGCCGAGGTGGCCTCGTCGAGGATCAGGATGGGCGCGTTCTTCAGGATCACGCGGGCGATCGCGATGCGCTGGCGCTGGCCGCCCGACAGTTTTACGCCGCGCTCGCCGAC is part of the Gammaproteobacteria bacterium genome and harbors:
- a CDS encoding RluA family pseudouridine synthase; translation: MGTAGARLNQGYDYRETLGPAADGVRLLDYLSRRYRHSTEAEWLARIDAGRVLLDGRPAQSGAVLRRGGELVWRRPPWVEPEAPRSFTVLYEDEDLLAVDKPPGLPTLPGADFLEATLLYQVRAYAPDAAPLHRLGRWTSGLVLCARTPRSQAALIRQWATPAVGKRYRALATGAPVWDERIIDAPIGPVPHAALGSLYAAAPAGKPARSRVTVLERRAEAFLCDVEIATGRPHQIRIHLAFAGHPLVGDPLYVAGGVPAPATRALPGDPGYHLHSAELRFPHPRSGCPLVITCTPPPLLRIIR